The genomic region GACCGGTGAAGCCGCGGCGCACCAGCTGGGCCGCGGTGACGCCGGCCTGGGCGGCGTAGCCGCAGTGCAGGCGCTTGACGGTGCCGCCGGTGCGGTTGGCCTCGATGATGCCGGAGGCCAGCGAGGCGGTGATGCCGAGCGCGTCGGCGACGCCGGCCTCGTCGAGCCCGTAGGCGATCGCCGCGGCGACCGCGGAGCCCATCGCGCCGGTGATCGAGGTGGCGTGCTGGCCGTGCTCGAAGAAGACCGAGTTGCCCAGCTCGGCGTCGTACCCGGCCATGCCGAGGCGGACCGCGACCTCGAGGCCGACGGCGATCGCCCGCACGGTCAGCTCGCCGCTGGCGCCGGCGTGCTCGGCGGCGGCCAGCGCGGCCGGGACCACCGAGGCGGACGGGTGCAGCACCGAGGGCAGGTGGGTGTCGTCGTAGTCCAGGGAGTGCGCGAGCACGCCGTTGGCGAACGCGGCCTGGATCGCGCTCACCCGGGTCGGCTCGCCGACGACCGTCGCCTGCGGGTGACCGCCCTGGTCGAGCACGTGGCCGATGGCCGCGGCGCTGGTCGGGAGACGGTGGGCCGCCACGCAGAGACCGAGCACGTCGAGGGTGCGCTGGCCGACTGAGGCCACGACGTCGGCCGGTACGCCGTTCTTCGCGGCGTCCACGGCGAAGGCCGCGAGCTGCTGGGCCAGCGTCGGGCCGCCGGACTCCTCGCCGGTCGGGTTGCCGGCCGGGCGGGCGTGCGGGGCGGGGGCGTAGCTCATGCGCCGACCACGGCCAGCGGGCGCACCGGGGAGCCGGTGGCGCCGAAGAACTTCAGCGGCGAGAGCACGAAGAGGAACTCGTGCACCCCGGCGGCGGCGAGCGCCTCCAGGTCCATCGCCTCGATGATGTAGATGCCGGACTCGACCAGCAGCACCCGGTGGGCGGGCAGCAGGCCGTGGCCGGCGCCGGGCTTCAGCTGCTCGTAGGCGATGGTGTCGGCGCCGGTGGCGTGGATGCCGTGCCCGGCGAGGAACGCCGCGCCGGCCTCGGAGACGCCGGGCACGCCGGTGGACAGGCCGCGGTAGAGGTCGCCGTCGCCGTTGTCGAAGTGCTGGCCCCAGCCGGAGCGGACCAGCACGACGTCGCCCTCGCGGATCTCGGTGCCCTGGGCGGCGAGGGTGGCCTCGAGGTCGGCGACGGTGATCTCCTGGCCGGGCTCGAGGCGGTCCACGCCGAGGGTGCCGGGCACGTCGAGCAGGACGCCGCGGCGCACCATCGGCTTGATGGTGTGCGCGCCGTGCTCGAGGAAGCGGCCACCGACCTGCGCGGCCTCGGCGTCGAGGTCGCCGTGCAGCTTGCCGTCCTGGGAGACGTGGCTCAGCGCGTCGATGTGGGTGCCGACGTGGGTGCCCATCGAGATCATGTCGTTGGCCGCCGAGCCGCCGTCCGAGCGCACCATGTCGCCGTGGCGGCGCGGCAGCGCGTGCCAGTACGCCGGGTGGTTGGGCGACTGCGGCATGCCGACGGTGAGCGTGCGGCCCAGGTCGAAGATCTCCAGGCCGGCAGCGGCGGCGTCCAGGAGGCGTGCGGTGGTGGAGTCGGTCATCTGTCCTCGGATTCGGTGCGTGCAGGTGCGGGCGTGGGCCAGTGCGGATGTCAGCGGATGACGGAGCGGCTGCGCAGGTCGGCGAGGTCCTCGGTGCTCAGGCCGAGCTCGCCGAGCACGACGTCGGTGTCCTCGCCGTGCTCGCGACCGGTGAACCGGATCGAGCCGGGCGTCTCCGACATCCGCCACATCACGTTGTGCTGGAGCAGGGGACCGAAGTCGCGGTCCTCGACCTCGGTGAGCATCCCGGTCTCGCGGATGTGCGGGTCCTCGACGATCTCCTTGGCGGAGTAGATCGGGGCGATCGCGGCGCCGGCCTCGGTGAAGGCGTCGACGACCTCGTCGCGGGTGCGGGCACCGATCCAGGAGCCGACGTACTCGTCGAGCTCGTCGGCGTGCTGCGCGCGGGTGTTGCCCGCCGCGAACCACGGCTCCTCGATGACCTCGGGGTGGCCGACGAGGCGCAGGACCCGCTCGGCGATGGCCTGGGCGCTGGTGGAGATCGCCACCCAGTGGCCGTCGGAGGTCTCGTAGGTGTTGCGCGGGGCGTTGTTGGTGGAGCGGTTGCCGTGCCGGGTGCCGATGGCCCCGGTCTGCTGGTAGACCGTGGGGCCGGGACCGACAGCCGTCATGATCGGCGAGAGCAGGTCGAGGTCGATGACCTGGCCGCGGCCGCCGTTGCGCTCCCGGGCGAGCAGCGCCATCGAGACGGCCGAGGAGGCCGCGATGCCGGCGATGGAGTCCGCCAGGCCGAACGCAGGCAGGGTCGGGGGGCCGTCGGCCTGGCCGGTGAGGTGCGCGAAGCCGCTCATCGACTCCGCGAGGGTGCCGAAGCCCGCGCGCGAGGCGTAGGGGCCGGTCTGGCCGAAGCCGGTGATCCGGACGATGACCAGGCCGGGGTTGACCTCGTGCAGCTGCTCGGGGCCGACGCCCCAGCGCTCCAGGGTGCCGGGGCGGAAGTTCTCGACGACGACGTCGGCGGTGGCGGCCAGCCGGAGGAAGAGCGCCGCGCCGTCGGGCTCCTTGAGGCTCAGCCCCACGGTGCGCTTGTTGCGCGAGATCTCCTTCCACCAGATCGGCGTGCCGTCCTTCGCGGGGCCGTGGCCACGCATGCCGTCGACCTTCGCGGGATGTTCGATCTTGACGACGTCGGCGCCGTAGTCCCCGAGGATCTGGCAGGCGAGCGGGCCCGCGAGGATCGTCGACGCGTCGATCACCGTGTAGCCGGTGAGCGGTCCTGCGGTCATTGACTTCCCTCCGTGGTGTTCCGCCTTGCGAAACTCTATTCCAGAACCCGCAATATAGGGCGGATCGCCCGCCGAGCGCCAGTACGCCGTCGGTGCGGTCTGTGCGGGTGGGTCGAGCGGCCCCGACCGTCGCTCAGAGGATCGGTGCGCCGAACCCGCCGGCGCGCCCGAGCATCGCGGGGGCCTGGGGCAGGCCCAGCTGCTCGGCGATCCAGGTGCCGGTCTCGGCGACCAGGGCCGCGTCGAGCGGGACGCTGGTGGGGATCGCGGACTGCTGCAGCAGGTAGAGCAGGTCCTCGGTGGCGATGTTGCCGGTCGCGCCCGGGGCGAAGGGGCACCCGCCGATCCCTCCGGTCGAGGCGTCGAGCACGCTCACGCCGGCCTCGATCGCGGCCAGCGCGTTGGCGTAGCCGGTGTTGCGGGTGTTGTGGAAGTGCGCACGCAGGGGCACGTCGGCGCCCAGGTCGCGCAGTCCGCCGACGATCGCGGTGACCTGACGCGGCACGCCCACGCCGATGGTGTCGGCGATCGCGAGCTCGTCGGGTCCGGCGTCCAGGCAGCCCTTGGCCACCTCGAGCACGCGCGCCACCGATACGGGGCCGTCGAAGGGGCAGCCGAAGGCCGCCGCGATGATGACGCTGGCCCGCACGCCGGCGTCGCGGGCGGCGGCGGCCATGTCGTGCCACGCGGCGATCTGGGCGGCGGTGTCGGCGCCCTGGTTGCGCAGCGCGAGGCCGTCGGAGGCGACGACCACCGCGGTGATCTCGGTGCAGCCGGCGGCCACGGCGCGGTCCAGGCCGCGGCGGTTGAGCACCAGTCCGATCGACTGCAGGCGCGCGTCGTCACGCACCGCTGCCAGCACGTCCTCGGCGTCGGCCATCTGGGGCACCCGGTCGGGGCGGGCGAACGCGGTGACCTCGATGCGGCGCAGTCCGGCGTCGAGGGAACGGCGGATAAGCTCGGCCTTGATCTCGGTGGGCAGTACCCGCTTCTCGTTCTGCAGCCCGTCGCGTGGGGAGACCTCGACGATCTCGACCGGTGCTGCGGGCGGTGCGGCGGGGGTGCTGCCAGGGGCGGTCGGGTGCGTCGTCACGGTGTGTCCCAGTCCTCGGGGTCTCGGGTGCGGGCCGATGATATCGGATATACGATCAGTGCCATGACCAGTTCCGAGACCGTAACCGGCCCGCTGCACGGAGTGCGCGTCCTGGAGGCCGGCCAGCTCCTCGCCGGACCCTTCGCGGGCACCCTCATGGGCGACCTCGGCGCCGACGTGATCAAGGTCGAGCCCCCGGGCATCGGCGACTCGATGCGCCAGTGGGGGCGGGCGACCGCCGCCGAGGGCAAGTCGCTGTGGTGGCCGGTGGTCGGGCGCAACAAGCGCTCGGTGACCCTCGACCTGCGCCAGGCCGAGGGTCAGGAGATCTTCCTCAAGCTCGTCGAGCAGGCCGACATCGTGGTGGAGAACTTCCGCGTCGGCACCTTCGAGAAGTGGAACCTGGGCTACGAGCAGCTCAAGGCCGTCAACCCCAAGATCATCTTCGTGCGGGTCAGCGGCTACGGCCAGACCGGGCCCTACGCCAAGCGCGCGGGCTACGGCTCGATCGGCGAGGCGATGGGCGGGCTGCGCTACATCGTCGGCGACCCCGACCGTCAGCCCTCGCGCACCGGCATCTCGATCGGTGACTCCCTGGCCGCGATGCACGCCACCATCGGCGCGCTCGCCGCGCTGCGCCACCGCGACGTCACCGGCGAGGGCCAGGTCGTGGACTCCGCGATCTATGAGGCCGTGCTCGCCATGATGGAGAGCCTGGTGACCGAGTGGGACGCCGCGGGCTACCAGCGCGAGCGCACCGGCGCGATCCTGCCCAACGTCGCGCCCAGCAACGTCTATCCCACCGCCGACGACAGCATGGTGCTGATCGCGGCCAACCAGGACAGCGTCTGGGGTCGTCTCGCGGAGGCCATGGGCCGCCCCGAGCTGGCCAAGGAGGGGCAGTACGCCACCCACACCGGCCGCGGCGAGCGCCAGGCCGAGCTCGATGACCTGATCTCGGAGTGGACCCGCACGGTCGACTCCGAGGACCTGCTCGCGCTCATGCACGAGAACGGCATCCCCGCGGGTCGCATCTTCAAGGCCGAGGACATGCTCACCGACCCGCACTTCGAGGCCCGTGAGGCCATCGTGCGGGTGCCGGACGAGTCCTTCGGCAGCCTGGCCATGCAGAACGTCGTGCCCAAGCTCTCCGCCACGCCCGGGTCGATCCGCTGGACCGGTCCCGAGCTCGGCCAGCACAACGGCGACGTGTACGGCGACCTGCTCGGCCTCTCCGAGGACGAGCGCGCCGCGCTCCTCGAGCGCGGCGTGATCTGAAGCGATGGCGACCGAGCGCTCCGCGGACTACTCCTCGGCCGGCTTCCTGGGCCGCATCGGCCCGGGAAGTTCGCCGGCGGTGATCGTCGTCGACGTGTGCCGCGCCTACCTCGCGGGCGGTCCGCTGACCGACGAGGGCGGCCGGTTCGAGGCGGCGCGGGCGAGTGCCGAACGGGTCGTCGAGGCGGCCCGCGCGGCCGGCCACCCGGTGCTGTTCACCGAGGTCCGTCTCGCCCCCGGCCGCAAGGACGCCGGCTGGTTCGGCGTCAAGGTGCCCGGCCTGGCCGCCTTCGAGCAGGGCTCGCCGTGGGCCGAGGCCCCCGACGCGCCCGCGCCGCTGCCCGGCGAGCTCGTGGTGTCCAAGCAGTACGCCTCCGGCTTCTTCGGCACCTCGCTCGCCTCGACCCTGCGGGCGCTCGGCGTCGACACGACGTACGTCCTGGGGTTCTCGACCAGCGGCTGCGTGCGGGCCACGGCGCTGGACGCGCTGCAGAGCGGGTTCCGCCCGCTCGTGGTGCGCGAGGCGAGCGGCGACCGCGACGCGGGTGTGCACGAGGCCAACCTCTTCGACCTCGACGCCAAGTACGCCGACGTGGTGTCCGAGGCCGAGGCCATCGACCAGCTGCGGGCGATCGCCCCGCGCGACCTGACCGGAGGACCTGCATGAGCATCGTCGAGCTCGACTCCCCAGACCTGACCTGGGGCCAGCACACCGTGGCCGGCGCCGACGTGCCGGCCGGGATGGTGATGCTCCACGCCGACGCGGAGCGGCCCTACCGCGCCGTGCTCGTCGGCTTCCCCGACGGCTGGCGCCGCGACGTGACCGGCAATCAGCCGGCCGGTGAGGAGATGGTCGTCGTCTCCGGTGCCCTGCACATCAGCGGGCGCACCTGCGGCACCGGCGAGCTGCTCGTCGCCGAGCCGCACGCCACCCGGGCGGCGACCTCCACCGAGCCCGGCACGCGCGCCGTCGTCTGGTTCACCGGCACGCCCGGTGGCTGGAGCGAGGGCGAGGCCGAGCGCCCGGGCAAGCTCGACGTCGTCCCGATCGCCCCGGGCCTGGTCCGCGGCCCGAGCGCCACCCTGCCCGGCACCATCGAGGTCCGCGACGACGTCGCCGGCGCGGTCTTCGACAGCGACGCCGACCTGGTCTGGCCCGACACTCAGCGCTACCTGCACCTGCCCGCCGGCACCCCGGCCCCGCAGCTCCCCGGCCGCGCCGTCATCCGCATCTGGGGCTGACCCCGCCCTCGGCGCCCAGCGCCCAGCAGTACCCACCGCCCGCCCCCGGCCTCCGTGCCGGGGGCGGGCGTTTGCTTGTAACGCGGGGTTGTTGCCGCTCCACACGCGTCGTACGACGGGGGAAGCGTCGACGGTCCGTGGGAAGGGCCCCGCGGCCCCGCCACACGCGCCGACTCGCGCCGCCACACGCGCCGACTCGGGGAAGGCGACGAAGCGCCCGGCCCCTCCCTCGCGGGAGGAGCCGGGCGCTCGTGGTGTCTGCCGGGTCAGGCCACCGTGTCGGGCGAGGCGTGCGAGGCCGCCGCAGCGGCGGCGGCGTCGTCCTCGAAGGTGTCGCGGATCCACAGCAGTGCGAGCACCGCGGCGAACATCGCCGGCACCAGGACCAGCATGGCCAGGGCCAGCGGCTCGCCGTCGTACGACGTGGACCCGATCAGGTCGGAGGTGACGCCGATGAGCAGCGGGCCGACGGCGCCGCCGAGGGTGACCAGGAAGGTGAGCAGGGCGAAGCCCATGCCCCGGCGGTCCGCCGGCACGACGTCGGCGGAGGCGGCGGTCAGGTTGGGGATGGCGGCGGCGAAGCCGGCGCAGGCCACGCAGACGAGCGCGATCCGCAGCCACAGCCCCGGCAGCAGGACCGAGCCGGTCAGCGCGACGGCACCGACGAGCAGGAACCCGGTCGCGACCTTGATGCGCCAGCCCGGACGGATGCCGTGGAACTTGTCGCCCATCCGGCTGCCCAGGATGATGCCGATCACGATGCCGGTGCCGCCCACGCCGCCGGCGAGGCCCGAGGCGGCGTCGTAGCCCAGGTCCTCGGTGCGCTGGAGGAAGGTGGGCAGCCAGTAGAAGAGCCCGGCCACGCCCAGCGACAGCAGCGCCTGGCCCAAGATGATGCCCTTGAGGGTCTTGACCTTCAGCAGGCCCCGGGCCTCGGCGAGCAGTGAGCTCTTCGACGCCGTGAGGACGCCGTGGGCGCCGTCGGACTCCACGGCACCGCCGCGGAGCCGGTCCATGCGGTCACCCAGGCCGCGCAGCGGCTCCTTGAGGGTGAGCACGAGCAGCGCCACGACCAGGCCGGGCACCGCCGCGACGAAGAACACCGCACGCCAGTCCATCGCCTCGGCGATCGCGCCGCCGAGGATGACGCCGGTCGGCAGGCCCATGTAGTAGCCGGCGCGCTCGAAGCCGAAGGCCTTGCCGCGGCTGCGGGCGGGGTAGTAGTCGGCGATCAGGCTGGAGGCCGGCGGGTTGTAGAGCTGGCCGGCGGCGCCGATGAGGACGCGGACGGCGAAGAACATCACCAGGCTGGTCGCCAGGCCGCTCAGCACCGAGCAGATCGACCAGATGAGCACGACGACGAAGATCGTCACCACGCGGGGGGCCCGGTCGGCGAGGCGCCCGGCGGGCAGGAGGAGGATCGCGGCCGCCAGGCTGGCGGAGGTAGGGATCGCGCCCGCGACCGTGTCGCTGAAGCCGAAGTGGTCCTGGATCGCGGGCAGGGCACCGGAGATCAGGTTGATCTCGACGCGGTCGATGAACGCGACCAGCGCGATCACGATCGCGGGCCACCAGCCGAGAGGAGCCGGCTTGGAGAGGTCGACGCTGCGTGCGGGACGCCTCGGGAAGACGTCCAGGGTGACGGTGGAGGACGCGGCCACGCCGGACGAGGCGTCAGCGGCCTCCCGGGCGGGCCGCTCCGGTGCCACGTCGTGCGTGTCGGTCATGAGATCTGCTCCTGTCGTGGAACCTGGTGTGCAACGCTTGGTGCAAGATCGTACAAGATATATAGGAGACAAAGTTGTCCGTCCTACGCGTCGCCGCCGTCCAGTTCGCCGCCACCGAGGACGTCGCCGAGAACCTCGCGACCTGCCTGCGCACGATCGACGAGGCCGCCTCTCAGGGCGCCCGGGTGGTCGTGCTCCCGGAGTTCTGCAACCACGTCTCCTGGTACGGCTCGCGCGAGCACGCACGGGAGAAGGCCGTGACCCTCGACGGCGACTTCGTGGCGGCCCTCGCCGAGCGCGCCGCGCGCCACGAGCTGCACCTGATGGCCAACCTGACCCTGCTGCGCGAGGACGGGCGCGTCAGCGGCAGCAACGTGCTCTTCGGCCCCACCGGCGAGGTGCTGTGCGTGAGCGACAAGCAGGTGCTGATGGGCAGCGAGCGCGACCACATCGACACCGCCGTGGACCGCTCACCGGTCGTGGCGACCGAGGTGGCCCGCTTCGGCCTGTACTCCTGCATGGACGGCGTCATCAACGAGACCCCGCGGATGCTCGCGGTCGAGGGCGCCCAGGTGCTGCTCAACAGCGTGAACTCCTTCGCCCTCGACGAGGCCACGCTGCACGTCCCGGTCCGTGCGGTCGAGAACAAGGTGTGGGTCGTCGCCGGCAACAAGGTCGGCCCGCTGGTCCCCGAGCACAGCATCCAGGCGGTCGCCGAGCGCGTGGGCGTGCCGGTCGAGCGCCTCCACGGTGCGGGCGAGGCGCAGATCGTGGCCCCCGACGGCACCGTGGTCGCCCGCGGCCCGCGCACCGGGGAGGCGGTCGTCGTCGCCGACATCGAGGTCGAGGCGGCCGACGACAAGCGGCGCCCGGACGGCACCGACCTGATGGCCGCGCGCCGTCCCGAGATCTACGGCCCCATCGCCGAGGAGCCACGGGGCCGCCGGGCGCCCGCGGGCGCTCCGCGCGCCACCGCGGTCGTCGTCGCGCCCGCCCCGGGCGAGGACGTCGCGGCACTGCTCGCCAAGGCGATCGCCGAGGGCCCCGACCTGGTCGTGCTCCCCG from Nocardioides sp. dk884 harbors:
- a CDS encoding CaiB/BaiF CoA transferase family protein, giving the protein MTAGPLTGYTVIDASTILAGPLACQILGDYGADVVKIEHPAKVDGMRGHGPAKDGTPIWWKEISRNKRTVGLSLKEPDGAALFLRLAATADVVVENFRPGTLERWGVGPEQLHEVNPGLVIVRITGFGQTGPYASRAGFGTLAESMSGFAHLTGQADGPPTLPAFGLADSIAGIAASSAVSMALLARERNGGRGQVIDLDLLSPIMTAVGPGPTVYQQTGAIGTRHGNRSTNNAPRNTYETSDGHWVAISTSAQAIAERVLRLVGHPEVIEEPWFAAGNTRAQHADELDEYVGSWIGARTRDEVVDAFTEAGAAIAPIYSAKEIVEDPHIRETGMLTEVEDRDFGPLLQHNVMWRMSETPGSIRFTGREHGEDTDVVLGELGLSTEDLADLRSRSVIR
- a CDS encoding hydroxymethylglutaryl-CoA lyase, which translates into the protein MTTHPTAPGSTPAAPPAAPVEIVEVSPRDGLQNEKRVLPTEIKAELIRRSLDAGLRRIEVTAFARPDRVPQMADAEDVLAAVRDDARLQSIGLVLNRRGLDRAVAAGCTEITAVVVASDGLALRNQGADTAAQIAAWHDMAAAARDAGVRASVIIAAAFGCPFDGPVSVARVLEVAKGCLDAGPDELAIADTIGVGVPRQVTAIVGGLRDLGADVPLRAHFHNTRNTGYANALAAIEAGVSVLDASTGGIGGCPFAPGATGNIATEDLLYLLQQSAIPTSVPLDAALVAETGTWIAEQLGLPQAPAMLGRAGGFGAPIL
- a CDS encoding CaiB/BaiF CoA transferase family protein, yielding MTSSETVTGPLHGVRVLEAGQLLAGPFAGTLMGDLGADVIKVEPPGIGDSMRQWGRATAAEGKSLWWPVVGRNKRSVTLDLRQAEGQEIFLKLVEQADIVVENFRVGTFEKWNLGYEQLKAVNPKIIFVRVSGYGQTGPYAKRAGYGSIGEAMGGLRYIVGDPDRQPSRTGISIGDSLAAMHATIGALAALRHRDVTGEGQVVDSAIYEAVLAMMESLVTEWDAAGYQRERTGAILPNVAPSNVYPTADDSMVLIAANQDSVWGRLAEAMGRPELAKEGQYATHTGRGERQAELDDLISEWTRTVDSEDLLALMHENGIPAGRIFKAEDMLTDPHFEAREAIVRVPDESFGSLAMQNVVPKLSATPGSIRWTGPELGQHNGDVYGDLLGLSEDERAALLERGVI
- a CDS encoding isochorismatase family protein, with translation MATERSADYSSAGFLGRIGPGSSPAVIVVDVCRAYLAGGPLTDEGGRFEAARASAERVVEAARAAGHPVLFTEVRLAPGRKDAGWFGVKVPGLAAFEQGSPWAEAPDAPAPLPGELVVSKQYASGFFGTSLASTLRALGVDTTYVLGFSTSGCVRATALDALQSGFRPLVVREASGDRDAGVHEANLFDLDAKYADVVSEAEAIDQLRAIAPRDLTGGPA
- a CDS encoding MmgE/PrpD family protein; translated protein: MSYAPAPHARPAGNPTGEESGGPTLAQQLAAFAVDAAKNGVPADVVASVGQRTLDVLGLCVAAHRLPTSAAAIGHVLDQGGHPQATVVGEPTRVSAIQAAFANGVLAHSLDYDDTHLPSVLHPSASVVPAALAAAEHAGASGELTVRAIAVGLEVAVRLGMAGYDAELGNSVFFEHGQHATSITGAMGSAVAAAIAYGLDEAGVADALGITASLASGIIEANRTGGTVKRLHCGYAAQAGVTAAQLVRRGFTGPPTVLEGRFGFFQAWLHGQFFPEAITAGLGTEWSVPGIFFKPYPANHFTHTTVDAGRAFRERGLRPEDVVSVVVGVAGSTVRTIGEPIEVKRTPATGYQAQFSGPYAFAAGLFGGGGLGTGLDDYTDALAQDPARRELMAKVDVVADERCNEIYPFQFPAVVTVTTTSGEVLVEEVLANRGGPANPLSDAELARKFSDNVAGRLAPEVAESVSSSVLSLHTATDLVSVLTPLSTFTEQGESE
- a CDS encoding MFS transporter — encoded protein: MTDTHDVAPERPAREAADASSGVAASSTVTLDVFPRRPARSVDLSKPAPLGWWPAIVIALVAFIDRVEINLISGALPAIQDHFGFSDTVAGAIPTSASLAAAILLLPAGRLADRAPRVVTIFVVVLIWSICSVLSGLATSLVMFFAVRVLIGAAGQLYNPPASSLIADYYPARSRGKAFGFERAGYYMGLPTGVILGGAIAEAMDWRAVFFVAAVPGLVVALLVLTLKEPLRGLGDRMDRLRGGAVESDGAHGVLTASKSSLLAEARGLLKVKTLKGIILGQALLSLGVAGLFYWLPTFLQRTEDLGYDAASGLAGGVGGTGIVIGIILGSRMGDKFHGIRPGWRIKVATGFLLVGAVALTGSVLLPGLWLRIALVCVACAGFAAAIPNLTAASADVVPADRRGMGFALLTFLVTLGGAVGPLLIGVTSDLIGSTSYDGEPLALAMLVLVPAMFAAVLALLWIRDTFEDDAAAAAAASHASPDTVA
- a CDS encoding carbon-nitrogen hydrolase family protein; the encoded protein is MSVLRVAAVQFAATEDVAENLATCLRTIDEAASQGARVVVLPEFCNHVSWYGSREHAREKAVTLDGDFVAALAERAARHELHLMANLTLLREDGRVSGSNVLFGPTGEVLCVSDKQVLMGSERDHIDTAVDRSPVVATEVARFGLYSCMDGVINETPRMLAVEGAQVLLNSVNSFALDEATLHVPVRAVENKVWVVAGNKVGPLVPEHSIQAVAERVGVPVERLHGAGEAQIVAPDGTVVARGPRTGEAVVVADIEVEAADDKRRPDGTDLMAARRPEIYGPIAEEPRGRRAPAGAPRATAVVVAPAPGEDVAALLAKAIAEGPDLVVLPELAAHEDGTASTPARAGLAAADIAAALAGTSTLVVTSVVDGARHLGLVVGERGVVLEQPQLHRSARHAAWHTELGDEVTVLETDFGRLVVLVGDDALYPEAFRLAAFQDADVVAVPFSAAESHDLDLLLRERAAENRVNLVAGSRRTGAERTGAAVPLSPDFTLWGDGWETGFAGVISCPELVVARESLTTVSLRPECATNRFVSKGTDVVDGRPWSLAAPLVTAR
- a CDS encoding cyclase family protein, coding for MTDSTTARLLDAAAAGLEIFDLGRTLTVGMPQSPNHPAYWHALPRRHGDMVRSDGGSAANDMISMGTHVGTHIDALSHVSQDGKLHGDLDAEAAQVGGRFLEHGAHTIKPMVRRGVLLDVPGTLGVDRLEPGQEITVADLEATLAAQGTEIREGDVVLVRSGWGQHFDNGDGDLYRGLSTGVPGVSEAGAAFLAGHGIHATGADTIAYEQLKPGAGHGLLPAHRVLLVESGIYIIEAMDLEALAAAGVHEFLFVLSPLKFFGATGSPVRPLAVVGA